ATTTGCCCCACTCACCTAGCCATGTTCGATCGCGTCGATCCGCCAGAAACCTTAGAAGTGCGCCGATTTGGTCAGGTGCTGCAAACCTACAAAGTAGTGCGGGGCTACGGCTTTAGAGCCGGGCCAGTAGGCTATCCGCTGAGCCCAGACTACCCCTTGGCCTTCACCGGCAATGGCGAGCAGTGCCTGCCAGAATAGACAGAATTCCTCCCCTTAATCTTGATCCCCGCTTCCGTCAAAAACATTTGGACAAATCCCCTGCAACCCTCTCCCTAGGGCGATCGCGGCCTGCGCTTGTCTCAATGCCGCCACAATCCGCTAGAATGGTGAAGCTCAAACCCCCGGGTTTGGGCTCCTTTAGCAGCAATGTTTTGGGAGGTGGGTCGAGGCCCACTTTTTTATTGGCATTCTTTCGCGGGTTAAATGGTACATCCCCTTATTCCCCAGGTGCTTGAGCTGGTGGCCCCTGTTGCCCAAGAACTAGGGCTAGAGGTGGTTGAGGCGGTTTTTCACACCAACCAGTCTCCTCCAGTGCTACGCATCGACGTGCGCAGTCTAGAAAACGAAGACACTGGCCTGGATGACTGCGAAAGAATGAGCCAGGCCCTCGAAGCTGTACTCGATACCAGCGATATCATTCCCGATGCCTACGTGTTGGAGGTATCAAGTCCAGGCGTCTCTGCTGTCCTCGAAACCGATCGCGATTTTGTGGTGTTTAAGGGGTTTATGGTCGAAGTTGCCCTAACTGAGGCGCACAAGGGCAAAAAACAGTGGGTGGGCCAGCTAGTGCGCCGCGATGATGAGGCCGTGGTGCTCAGCCAAAAAGGAAAATCCTTTTCCCTTCCTCGCAACCTGGTACAGACGGTGGAGTTGAGCGACCAAAGCCCTGACTAAGGGTCACACGTGCTGCATTTAGGTTTTGCGATCGTCACAGATTTGTTGCTTAGAAGAATTATTGTCCAGAGGTGAGTGGTTATGTCGTTAGTAAGTCTGCCCAATCTGCAGGAAATGATTGATGTCATTAGCCGCGAGCGCAACCTGCCCAAGCACGCGGTTGAAAATGCCCTGCGAGAGGCCCTGCTCAAAGGCTACGAGCGCTAC
The DNA window shown above is from Leptolyngbya subtilissima AS-A7 and carries:
- the rimP gene encoding ribosome maturation factor RimP, whose amino-acid sequence is MVHPLIPQVLELVAPVAQELGLEVVEAVFHTNQSPPVLRIDVRSLENEDTGLDDCERMSQALEAVLDTSDIIPDAYVLEVSSPGVSAVLETDRDFVVFKGFMVEVALTEAHKGKKQWVGQLVRRDDEAVVLSQKGKSFSLPRNLVQTVELSDQSPD